Sequence from the Salinicoccus sp. Bachu38 genome:
ATCTCGTGGAAATCGGGGATTACGCCCGGGCAGGGGAGCGCATCATCGATATTCTGGAGGACGAATCCCTGTACAATGAGTTCCAGTCCCGCATGCTCGAGGATATCAGGAGACGCTTCCATTCCGATGTCATCGTCAGTAAATATGAATCCTTGTACAGGCAACTGATCGGAGAAGATGGCGATGCATGAACTTTTTCTCATAGGCAATAAGATATTGACCACTTTGGAAGCGAATGGATACAAGGGATATTTTGTGGGTGGATGTGTCCGCGATTATCATATGCGGCGTTCCATCAATGATGTAGACATCACCACGGACGCTCTTCCGGATGATATTGAGCGCATCTTTGAGCGCACCATCGATGTTGGAAAAGAGCATGGCACAATCATTGTGCTCATTGAAGACACGCCCTTTGAAGTGACCACTTTCCGTACGGAGTCGGGCTACAGCGACTTCCGCCGGCCGGACCAGGTTGCATTCACGAGCCGGCTCAACAGCGATCTCGAACGCAGGGACTTTACAATGAACGCGATGGCCATGGATGATGATTTCCAGATCATCGATCCCTATGGCGGCAGGGAGGATATAGGGGACAGGATCATACGCACCGTCGGACGTGCAGAAGAGCGGTTCAACGAGGATGCGCTCAGAATGCTGAGAGCCGCCCGGTTCTCATCCCATCTCGAATTCCAGGTCGCCCCCGAAACAGAACGGGCAATGGCCGAACATGCCCGAAACCTCGAACATGTCGCTGTGGAGCGGTGTGTTGTCGAACTCCTTAAACTGTACAGGGGCCCGGGCGTCAAGGCGGCGAAAGCCCTGATGGTAAAGACCCGTCTGAAAGATCATCTGACCTTCCTTGAAAACATAGGGGATGAGGATTTTCTGGATACGGAAGTCGGTTCATTGGAAAACGAGATTGCACTTCAGATGTGGAGGGACCCAGGGCTGAAGCGGCACCTTCATGAATTGAAACTCTCCAACGATATGAAAAAGGAGATACAGAACACAACCGGGCTGATCGAAATGCTCCACAGCCCGGCCACCGTGAGGGAAGTCGCCTATAGCCATGAAACGAAAATACTGGAGAATGCGTCTGCCATCATGGCGTCGAATACCTTCAATGGATTGAAGGAGAAAAGGGAACTCATCCGGTCGGCCATTGGACTGAAGCCGCACTTGCCGATTTCGGGTATTGCCGATATCGACCTGGACGGAAACATGCTCATGGAATTCTTCAATGCGCGTGGCGGCAGATGGATCAGAAAGGTATTTTCAGCCATAGAATTGGAGATACTGGATGGCAACCTGGAGAATGACAGAAAGAAAATAATGGAGTGGGTGGATGCACATGTCGAATATGAAGCAGGAGATATTAAAATTATTGAAGAATGACCGGTTCGTTTCCGGCCAGGAGATGGCCGACAGACTGGAAGTTTCGCGGACTGCCGTCTGGAAGAACATAAATGCCCTGAAGAGCGAAGGGTACAGCATCGAATCCGTCACCAGCAAAGGGTATCATCTGACTGAGCACCCGCGCTACATAAGCCCGACTGCACTGGAGCTGCTCGTGGCACAGTCCGGCCTGTTCAGCCATATGGAGTACCTCCAAACCACAGGGTCCACCCAGGTGGAGGCGCTCCAGAAACTCGAGCACCATGGCGGGGCCTACATTGTGGTGGCCGAGGAGCAGACAAGTGGGCGGGGCCGGTTCAACCGGGAATGGTCCTCCCCCAAAAACAGGGGACTCTACCTCTCCATCGTCCTCAGGCCCAACATACCGATTTCGGAAATCATCCGTTTCAACCTGTTCATTTCGCTGGCCATCTCCAAATCGATCGATCAGGCTTTCAGTATGGAAAGCGGGATAAAATGGCCGAACGACATCTATATCAACAACAGGAAAGTTTCCGGCTTCCTTACCGAGGTCGTCAGCGAAAGCAGTGTAATCAATGCTATAATCTGTGGTATTGGCATCAATATATTTGAAGATGAGAGCGTAGGGGCAATTCCAAATGCCACTTCCATCGAACGGGAGATGGACGGGAACAGCCATATGGACCTGGATGGTTTCATGGAGACGCTCATCACTAATATCGAGCGGTACTATAATCGGTTCATCAATGAGCCATTCAGCGCAATCAGGGAAGAATGGAAGGCACGTGCCATCGTATTCAATAAGGAACTGAGGATCACTGAAGCGGGGGAGAGCTATATGGCAAAGGCCCTCGACATTGATGATGATGGCTTCCTCGAAGTGCTCGACCAATCAGGTGAAATCAGAAAAGTCATAAGTGCAGATATAGAACTATAGTGGGAACTGGTGATGAGATGCTGAATCAGAAGTTTGCGGTAGTCGATTTGGAAACTACCGGGAATAATAAAAACAAAGATAGTATCATCCAACTGAGCATTGTTATTGTACAGAATCTGAAAATAGTCGATCAGTACACTACTTTCCTGTCGGATGAAACGGAATTGACACCTTTCATAAAAGAGCTGACGAATATTGAAACCTCCATGCTTGAAGATGCACCCAAATTCAAGGATATCGCCGCCCGGGTGGCCGGTCTTCTCGATGGCTGCATCTTTACGGCCCATAATGTCGAATTCGATTTCGGCTTCCTGCAGGCTGCATTCAAAGCATGCGGCATCGACTGCCAGCCCAATCATCTGCTTGATACCGTGGAGTTGTCGAAAATATTCCTTCCGAGGCTTGAGCGCTTCCAGCTCAACGAAATCGCCCAGGCCCTCGGCCTGGAATTGTCGAATGCACATAGGGCGGATGAAGACGCAAAGGCTACAGCAGACCTGCTTCTTCATCTGCTGCGGAAGATGATATCACTCGATACGGAGACATTGAAGCATCTGTATCACCTGTCGAAACCACTCAAGTACAACCTGTCGGATGTCATCTTCTCAATCGTTGCGGAATCCGGCACGGGCGGGGCCGAAGGTCTTGAGCGCCATGGGGATTTCTATATAAAGAGCCCGAAGCCGAACGTCCGGAAAATGGAGGCGGTCACTGTCGGGGAGCTGTACGAAAACTACATCGCATATTCCGGCAGACAGTACAGGGCGGAGCAGCTGCGCCTGGCCAATGAGATCTTCGAAGCGCTGGAGCAGAAGGAGAACCTTGCACTGGAAGCATACACCGGCGTCGGGAAGACGATTTCTTTCCTCATCGCCGCCATCAGCTTCCATTCACTCTATGGCCGGAGGGTGCTGATTTCGACATCCAAGAAGATTCTGCAGCACCAGATCCTCATCGAGGACCTCGCGGCACTGGAGGAGGCCGTCGGCATGCCGATACCTGCAGTCGCCCTGAAAGGCAGGGAGAACTATCTGAACCTGGATGCGTTCAAGCTCCTGCTGTCGCTTGAAGACACCAATACAGAGATTATCCAGCTGAAGATGAAGCTCCTTGTGTGGCTCCTTGAGACCGATACGGGTGATTTGTCGGAAATCCATCTGAGGGGGCCGGAGCGGGCCTACTACAGGACAGCCTCCATACAGGCGGGCGAGAATGCCAGACACTTCTTCTTCAACAGGGCACTCTCTGAAGCGGAGCAGGCCACCTTCACTGTGACGAACCATTACTTTCTCACAGACTGCATCGACCATCTCCCGGATATCGATACAGTCATAGTGGACGAAGCCCATCAGCTCAAACGTTCACTCGAGGAACGGACGAAGACCACATTCAGCTATCAGGCGATGAAGTTCTTCATCGGACAGATCGGCACCCCGAGCCAGGAGCGTCTGCTGTCGAGCTATATCAGCCATAATGATGGGACATCCATCTACCTGCTGGAGGATATACTGAAGCACCTGAACCAGAACATAGACAAGATGTTCGGTGCCATCGCCGCCAAAAATACCAGTGACCTGCTGCACCATATTGAAACGGGTATCAGACACGCTTCCACCTTCCTTGGGGCCGTACGCGGCACCCGGAACTACCAGGTCATCTACAACCATATGCACCACTATCAGAAGATGCTGTCATCCCTCGGGGCGGCCATCCGGCAGGATCGGTATATTCTGGAAGGGAACAGGAACCTGCAGAAGATAAAAGTGCATGTGCAGCAGGAAGATATGGAATCCCTCCGGAAGCGGACCGGGCACATCGCGGCCACGATCATGCTGTCCGGCACACTCGAAGTGAATGGGGGGTTCGGCCATC
This genomic interval carries:
- a CDS encoding CCA tRNA nucleotidyltransferase; translation: MHELFLIGNKILTTLEANGYKGYFVGGCVRDYHMRRSINDVDITTDALPDDIERIFERTIDVGKEHGTIIVLIEDTPFEVTTFRTESGYSDFRRPDQVAFTSRLNSDLERRDFTMNAMAMDDDFQIIDPYGGREDIGDRIIRTVGRAEERFNEDALRMLRAARFSSHLEFQVAPETERAMAEHARNLEHVAVERCVVELLKLYRGPGVKAAKALMVKTRLKDHLTFLENIGDEDFLDTEVGSLENEIALQMWRDPGLKRHLHELKLSNDMKKEIQNTTGLIEMLHSPATVREVAYSHETKILENASAIMASNTFNGLKEKRELIRSAIGLKPHLPISGIADIDLDGNMLMEFFNARGGRWIRKVFSAIELEILDGNLENDRKKIMEWVDAHVEYEAGDIKIIEE
- a CDS encoding biotin--[acetyl-CoA-carboxylase] ligase, whose protein sequence is MSNMKQEILKLLKNDRFVSGQEMADRLEVSRTAVWKNINALKSEGYSIESVTSKGYHLTEHPRYISPTALELLVAQSGLFSHMEYLQTTGSTQVEALQKLEHHGGAYIVVAEEQTSGRGRFNREWSSPKNRGLYLSIVLRPNIPISEIIRFNLFISLAISKSIDQAFSMESGIKWPNDIYINNRKVSGFLTEVVSESSVINAIICGIGINIFEDESVGAIPNATSIEREMDGNSHMDLDGFMETLITNIERYYNRFINEPFSAIREEWKARAIVFNKELRITEAGESYMAKALDIDDDGFLEVLDQSGEIRKVISADIEL
- a CDS encoding exonuclease domain-containing protein — encoded protein: MLNQKFAVVDLETTGNNKNKDSIIQLSIVIVQNLKIVDQYTTFLSDETELTPFIKELTNIETSMLEDAPKFKDIAARVAGLLDGCIFTAHNVEFDFGFLQAAFKACGIDCQPNHLLDTVELSKIFLPRLERFQLNEIAQALGLELSNAHRADEDAKATADLLLHLLRKMISLDTETLKHLYHLSKPLKYNLSDVIFSIVAESGTGGAEGLERHGDFYIKSPKPNVRKMEAVTVGELYENYIAYSGRQYRAEQLRLANEIFEALEQKENLALEAYTGVGKTISFLIAAISFHSLYGRRVLISTSKKILQHQILIEDLAALEEAVGMPIPAVALKGRENYLNLDAFKLLLSLEDTNTEIIQLKMKLLVWLLETDTGDLSEIHLRGPERAYYRTASIQAGENARHFFFNRALSEAEQATFTVTNHYFLTDCIDHLPDIDTVIVDEAHQLKRSLEERTKTTFSYQAMKFFIGQIGTPSQERLLSSYISHNDGTSIYLLEDILKHLNQNIDKMFGAIAAKNTSDLLHHIETGIRHASTFLGAVRGTRNYQVIYNHMHHYQKMLSSLGAAIRQDRYILEGNRNLQKIKVHVQQEDMESLRKRTGHIAATIMLSGTLEVNGGFGHLDYWYGDRPFRSLIIQNENLFGGTKIFIPEDIPSYDVSDDDFVSAIVEYIAIYLSETDQKLMVLFSNFELLDKVHEYTEDVQTFEDFVILRQTRMTTSEKLLSQFNQLDRCVLLGTSSFNEGINMQAQGTKCLMLTKLPFPVPKKSDFRNFYKNDLPEAVFQFRQIAGRVQRRPEDRGLLLLFDKRILDRRYRNSFLKYFPSENVVQGDGESFKALLRDL